One genomic segment of Acaryochloris marina S15 includes these proteins:
- a CDS encoding family 16 glycosylhydrolase, with protein sequence MPKSTTKGNKGQSKLGMGQPDALDLTSNQGNLGLTSNPVSSPSNTGIDTSNSTPTTLFPGKGKGLGLGNGFTPPGLDKPKPENWQRGHSIKGQGWEKNFGDGVTVDDDLDTGIHPDSKANWSMVFNDEFNGTELDRTKWDTEYYYGSRTNSFNNELQYYTDGGNFEFNDGVMSIVAKEETVEGETWFDSGKTFDYTSGMISGHDSMSFTYGYFEISGQSPTGQGLWPAFWMLPESGEWPPEIDIMEILGDDTSTAYTTVHYQDPSQPGNHGMEGSWFSGIDFADGMHTFAVDWQPGELTWFIDGMEVFNTTENVPDQPMYMLANLAVGGNWPGSPDDTTEFPSSFDIDNIRVYQDSTSAASGLTGGSADDTLSRVGEGFLEGRGGDDTLIGGTGSNRLVGGTGNDTLIDLEGYDTFTGGIGNDLFVLGDASGSAYDSPVYDGFAVLTDFNAADDMIQLSGNANKYSLGAASEGDVSGAGIYRGNDLIAIVENTAVESLNLDASYVSYV encoded by the coding sequence ATGCCTAAGTCCACAACTAAAGGAAACAAAGGTCAATCTAAACTGGGCATGGGACAACCCGATGCTTTAGACCTCACCTCAAACCAAGGAAACTTGGGTTTGACCTCTAATCCCGTTTCCTCACCTAGCAATACAGGCATCGATACCTCTAATTCCACACCAACAACACTATTCCCTGGAAAAGGGAAGGGCTTAGGCTTAGGGAATGGCTTCACTCCTCCTGGACTAGACAAGCCCAAACCTGAAAACTGGCAGCGAGGCCACAGCATCAAAGGCCAAGGGTGGGAAAAGAACTTTGGGGATGGTGTCACCGTTGATGATGATCTCGACACTGGGATTCATCCTGACTCTAAAGCCAACTGGAGCATGGTCTTTAATGATGAATTCAATGGTACAGAGCTAGATCGCACCAAGTGGGACACCGAGTACTACTACGGCAGCCGCACCAACTCCTTCAATAACGAACTGCAATATTACACCGACGGCGGTAACTTCGAATTCAATGACGGTGTAATGTCCATCGTTGCTAAAGAAGAAACCGTCGAAGGAGAGACCTGGTTTGACTCTGGTAAAACCTTTGACTATACCTCAGGCATGATCTCAGGTCATGACAGCATGTCTTTCACATATGGTTACTTTGAAATCAGTGGCCAATCTCCTACGGGGCAAGGACTATGGCCAGCCTTCTGGATGCTGCCTGAATCCGGTGAGTGGCCCCCCGAAATTGACATCATGGAAATCTTGGGCGACGACACCAGCACAGCCTACACCACTGTTCATTATCAAGATCCCAGTCAGCCCGGTAATCACGGCATGGAAGGTAGCTGGTTTAGTGGCATTGACTTTGCGGATGGCATGCACACCTTTGCAGTGGACTGGCAACCCGGTGAATTGACTTGGTTTATCGATGGCATGGAAGTCTTCAATACGACTGAGAACGTTCCTGACCAACCCATGTATATGTTGGCGAACTTAGCCGTAGGTGGCAACTGGCCCGGATCTCCTGATGATACTACCGAGTTTCCCAGCAGCTTTGATATTGACAATATCCGGGTTTACCAAGATTCAACCTCTGCTGCGAGTGGTTTGACGGGTGGTTCCGCTGATGACACCCTTTCCCGTGTCGGTGAAGGATTCCTAGAAGGTCGTGGGGGAGATGATACCCTCATCGGTGGAACGGGTTCTAACCGCCTAGTGGGTGGTACAGGTAACGATACCCTGATTGATTTAGAAGGGTATGACACCTTCACGGGTGGAATCGGCAATGATCTGTTTGTCTTAGGAGATGCCAGTGGCTCTGCGTATGACTCTCCTGTTTATGATGGATTTGCTGTCTTAACGGACTTCAATGCGGCTGACGATATGATTCAGCTAAGCGGCAATGCCAACAAATACAGCTTAGGAGCAGCCTCTGAAGGTGACGTCTCTGGTGCTGGTATCTATCGTGGCAATGATCTAATTGCCATTGTTGAAAATACAGCTGTGGAATCCCTGAATCTAGATGCATCCTATGTGAGCTATGTCTAA